The following proteins are co-located in the Gloeocapsa sp. PCC 7428 genome:
- a CDS encoding MlaD family protein, whose protein sequence is MQRSRSVREGSVGLLLLLGVGLFVGLVLWLRGVTIGRRSYSAIIEFANVGGMQEGGVVRYRGVNVGNIAAIRPGPNGVEVDVEIAPANLIIPRDVQIAANQSGLISEVSIDITPQASLPSNAVSALPLDPNCDRTLIVCNGARLQGEIGISLDQLISATTRFTTAYSDPNFVNTVNEATKNASQAAAGVAQLTRELSSLTRATQQQIGSLSATANSVQRAADEITASTTKTAAQFGATADQIRLTTAQVNRLVNNLDNLVTTNRTTLVRVLENIDQSSEQLRLTVGALSPTVNRFTQGELIQNLEALSANAAQASANLRDISDALNTPTNLIVLQQTLDSARVTFENAQKITSDLDELTGDPAFRENVRRLINGLSGLVSSTDQLQQQIEVAQTLDSVSDTVKNAKLKNPEASAKGEDVAVDSSAIATLQSLEDLLERSSDAAKTAGTQVLPNPQDFDSHESSLELFPQ, encoded by the coding sequence ATGCAGCGATCGCGCTCAGTTCGAGAAGGTTCTGTAGGACTATTATTACTACTAGGAGTAGGGTTATTTGTCGGTTTGGTTTTGTGGCTACGAGGAGTCACAATTGGTAGACGCAGCTACAGCGCTATCATTGAGTTTGCGAATGTTGGTGGAATGCAAGAAGGCGGTGTCGTCCGCTATCGTGGTGTCAATGTCGGTAATATCGCTGCGATTCGCCCTGGTCCTAATGGTGTAGAAGTCGATGTCGAAATCGCCCCAGCAAACTTAATTATTCCGCGTGATGTTCAAATTGCCGCGAACCAATCAGGATTGATTAGTGAAGTCAGTATCGATATTACACCCCAAGCATCGTTACCCTCAAACGCGGTGAGTGCGCTACCGCTCGATCCGAATTGCGATCGCACGCTAATTGTCTGTAATGGTGCGCGTTTACAAGGTGAAATTGGCATTAGCCTCGATCAATTGATTTCTGCGACTACGCGTTTTACAACGGCTTATAGCGACCCTAATTTCGTCAACACGGTTAATGAAGCAACAAAAAACGCCTCGCAAGCAGCCGCTGGAGTAGCCCAACTGACGCGCGAACTTTCTAGCTTGACACGCGCTACGCAACAACAAATTGGTAGCCTATCAGCAACGGCTAACTCGGTACAACGCGCCGCCGATGAAATTACCGCTTCTACAACAAAGACAGCGGCGCAATTTGGTGCAACTGCGGATCAAATTCGGTTAACGACAGCACAAGTCAATCGCCTTGTCAATAATCTTGATAATTTAGTCACAACAAACCGCACAACGCTTGTGCGCGTGTTAGAAAACATTGACCAAAGCAGCGAACAATTACGCCTCACAGTTGGGGCGCTTTCACCGACGGTTAATCGCTTCACCCAAGGAGAATTAATTCAAAACTTAGAAGCATTATCGGCGAATGCTGCGCAAGCATCCGCAAATTTACGTGATATTTCCGATGCGTTAAATACTCCTACTAACCTTATCGTACTACAACAAACGTTAGATTCGGCGCGAGTCACATTTGAGAATGCCCAAAAAATTACATCAGATCTCGATGAACTCACAGGCGATCCCGCATTTCGTGAAAACGTGCGGCGACTTATTAATGGCTTGAGTGGTTTAGTCTCTTCTACCGATCAATTGCAGCAGCAAATCGAAGTCGCACAAACTTTAGATTCTGTATCCGACACAGTGAAAAACGCAAAACTCAAAAATCCTGAAGCTTCAGCTAAAGGTGAAGATGTTGCAGTTGATAGTTCAGCGATCGCCACTTTACAAAGTCTTGAAGATTTGTTAGAACGCTCATCAGATGCAGCAAAAACAGCAGGTACGCAAGTTTTACCTAACCCCCAAGATTTCGATTCGCACGAAAGTTCGCTTGAGCTATTTCCGCAGTAG
- a CDS encoding DUF3288 family protein has protein sequence MSEVKNKDQQHPLYNRDRALINTLLTAAPTDLNLAELARMRIRYNGFPGARDLQADLDKIMQTWNLTEAELFEKTRQLHAAKSVYTNFGNKSETEDWS, from the coding sequence ATGTCAGAAGTAAAAAATAAAGACCAACAGCATCCGCTCTATAATCGCGATCGCGCGCTGATTAATACTTTACTAACCGCAGCACCTACAGACTTGAATCTTGCTGAACTTGCAAGAATGCGCATTCGTTACAACGGCTTTCCTGGTGCGCGAGATCTCCAAGCCGACTTAGATAAAATTATGCAAACATGGAATCTTACCGAAGCCGAACTTTTTGAGAAGACGCGTCAACTACACGCTGCCAAGTCAGTTTATACAAATTTTGGTAACAAAAGCGAAACCGAGGATTGGAGTTAA
- a CDS encoding AAA-like domain-containing protein, with the protein MYKPKRYRGTVLTQAGLQKLYAQIQQLSADEGCEMTPRRIAEKTQRIEPQGLNAATVRKILQAQTGVDQDSIRLVFQALNLTLEPLDFNYFYHIRTEQAAPFAVKSQSALNHPVYLTNAVGGDRCIKGSQQAQLPKIDLPEYPGSPLPLNSRFYVERSAIQTQVYAQLHKSGSLTWIKAPHKMGKSSLLLRIHSYAKQLNNHTVHLDFQQADRVILSDLNKLLRWMCKTISLQLQIECCLEQHWDNELGSKVSFIVCLHHLSAQLNQPFVLSLNEVNRLFEYPDVCREFLLLLRSLNEEVKYDEVLQKLRLILAYSSDACISANFEHQLLNIGMTLHLPEFSIAEVQQLALAYQLPWENSSLIAQLMEWVGGHPYLIQLAFYHLTTSIPPASVDTYQLQQLMQQATMSVGIYQYHLQQIWSIVQADPLLLAAVEQLISQEEIIIESSIARKLESLGIARSEGDRTILRGRLYQKYFQKKNSSLVKLS; encoded by the coding sequence TTGTATAAACCAAAACGATATCGAGGAACAGTCCTGACGCAAGCCGGATTACAAAAGCTGTATGCTCAGATTCAGCAGCTTTCTGCGGATGAGGGTTGCGAGATGACACCGCGTCGAATCGCTGAAAAAACGCAACGCATCGAACCCCAAGGATTAAACGCTGCTACCGTGCGGAAAATCTTGCAAGCACAAACTGGTGTAGACCAAGACTCAATCCGCCTAGTGTTTCAAGCACTCAATCTTACACTAGAACCATTAGATTTTAATTATTTTTATCATATTCGCACTGAGCAGGCTGCACCTTTTGCGGTCAAATCTCAGTCAGCCTTAAATCATCCGGTATATTTAACCAATGCAGTGGGTGGCGATCGCTGTATCAAAGGTTCGCAACAAGCGCAGCTACCCAAAATTGATCTACCTGAATACCCAGGTAGCCCCCTTCCTTTGAACTCTAGATTCTATGTTGAACGTTCGGCGATTCAAACTCAAGTGTATGCCCAACTGCATAAATCTGGCAGTTTAACGTGGATCAAAGCACCGCATAAAATGGGTAAAAGTTCTTTGCTATTACGTATTCACTCTTACGCTAAGCAACTTAACAACCATACTGTTCATCTGGATTTTCAGCAAGCCGATCGCGTCATTCTTTCAGATTTGAATAAGTTGTTGCGCTGGATGTGCAAAACTATTAGCTTGCAGCTACAAATTGAATGTTGCTTAGAACAACATTGGGATAACGAACTTGGTAGCAAAGTCAGTTTTATTGTTTGCTTACATCATCTTTCAGCACAGTTAAATCAGCCGTTTGTTTTGTCTTTGAACGAAGTCAATCGTTTGTTTGAATATCCTGATGTTTGCCGCGAGTTTTTGCTGTTGCTGCGATCGCTAAACGAAGAAGTGAAGTATGATGAAGTCCTACAAAAGTTACGGTTAATTTTAGCCTACTCTAGTGATGCGTGTATTTCCGCAAATTTTGAGCATCAGCTATTAAATATTGGCATGACGCTTCATCTTCCTGAATTTAGCATCGCGGAAGTGCAACAACTTGCCCTAGCGTATCAGTTGCCTTGGGAAAATTCTTCCTTGATCGCGCAACTTATGGAATGGGTCGGCGGACACCCATATCTTATTCAACTCGCGTTTTACCACCTGACAACCTCAATACCTCCCGCCTCAGTTGATACATACCAATTACAACAATTGATGCAACAAGCAACAATGTCAGTGGGAATTTATCAGTATCACTTGCAACAAATTTGGTCTATAGTGCAAGCCGATCCTTTATTACTCGCGGCAGTTGAGCAATTAATATCTCAAGAAGAAATTATCATAGAGTCAAGTATTGCACGTAAATTGGAAAGTTTAGGGATTGCTCGCTCTGAAGGCGATCGCACAATTTTACGTGGTCGTTTGTATCAAAAATATTTTCAAAAGAAAAACTCAAGTCTTGTTAAACTCAGCTAA
- the aqpZ gene encoding aquaporin Z has translation MNLTKRCVAEFIGTFWLVLGGCGSAVLAAAYTTDSSTIGVNTSFPLGIGFVGVSLAFGLTVLTMAYAIGHISGCHLNPAVSFGLWAGKRFPGSELLPYIIAQVLGAIVGAGVVYLIASGNSNFTLAGSNPLATNGYGVHSPGGYNLPAAFITEVVMTFMFLMIILGATDNRAPKALAPIAIGFGLTLIHLISIPVTNTSVNPARSLGPAIFVGRELLSQVWLFWLAPIIGALLAGWLYLTIFSESVVEEPPRVREPV, from the coding sequence ATGAACCTAACAAAACGTTGTGTTGCTGAGTTTATTGGGACGTTTTGGCTAGTGCTTGGGGGTTGTGGTAGTGCAGTACTTGCCGCAGCTTACACTACGGATAGCTCAACGATTGGCGTTAATACGTCTTTCCCTTTAGGAATTGGTTTCGTTGGGGTATCGCTGGCGTTTGGCTTGACTGTATTAACCATGGCGTATGCGATCGGTCATATTTCCGGTTGTCATCTCAATCCTGCGGTTTCGTTTGGGTTATGGGCCGGTAAGCGATTTCCTGGTTCGGAATTATTGCCATATATCATTGCTCAAGTACTAGGAGCGATCGTCGGTGCTGGCGTTGTTTACCTCATTGCTAGTGGTAACTCTAACTTTACACTTGCGGGTTCTAACCCGTTAGCAACCAATGGATATGGCGTGCATTCACCAGGCGGTTACAATTTGCCAGCGGCGTTTATTACTGAAGTCGTGATGACTTTTATGTTTTTGATGATTATTTTAGGTGCAACCGATAATCGCGCCCCTAAAGCCCTCGCGCCCATTGCAATTGGTTTTGGCTTGACGCTAATTCACCTGATTAGCATTCCAGTTACTAATACCTCAGTTAACCCTGCACGCAGTCTAGGTCCAGCTATCTTTGTTGGTAGAGAGCTTTTAAGTCAAGTTTGGTTGTTCTGGCTAGCTCCGATCATCGGCGCATTACTCGCTGGTTGGCTTTATCTGACAATTTTTAGCGAATCAGTCGTCGAAGAACCCCCACGAGTTCGCGAGCCAGTTTAG
- the metK gene encoding methionine adenosyltransferase gives MKQDFMFTSESVTEGHPDKLCDRISDAIVDRFLQQDPLARVITECAVSTAIVFIAARFEPNTNVDFTDIARQVIAQVGYDQPAFNAKTCSILTSLKELPCDRLYHFDENQLSDADIEQIPVKNQATVFGFACKQTSALMPLPIWLAHKLAKQLSSVKQILPYLAPDGKVQVGVEYRDRKPNRIHSITIVASQNDTKPDLAQLQDDIRQTVIDRVFADEDIRPDPATRIFINPEGLFITGGPYVHAGLTGRKNAIDTYGEYSKHSGAALSGKDPIRIDRVGAYMARYAAKNIVAANLADECEVQLSYSIGLARPVSIQVETFGTGKISDSELTTLLAKHFDFRLAAIVRNFKLRFLPALTPGGFYTKLAAYGHVGRMDLHLPWEATDKVTVLAL, from the coding sequence ATGAAACAGGATTTCATGTTTACCTCCGAATCTGTTACCGAGGGACATCCTGATAAACTCTGCGATCGCATTAGCGACGCGATTGTCGATCGCTTTTTGCAGCAAGATCCTCTTGCGCGAGTGATCACTGAATGTGCCGTTTCTACCGCAATTGTTTTTATCGCGGCGCGATTTGAACCCAACACAAACGTTGATTTTACCGATATTGCCCGCCAAGTGATTGCACAAGTCGGATACGACCAACCTGCATTTAATGCAAAAACGTGTAGTATTTTAACTAGCCTCAAAGAATTACCGTGCGATCGCCTGTATCATTTTGATGAAAATCAGTTATCGGATGCAGACATTGAGCAAATTCCAGTCAAAAACCAAGCTACGGTGTTTGGCTTTGCTTGCAAACAAACTTCGGCTTTGATGCCATTACCAATTTGGCTAGCGCACAAACTTGCAAAGCAATTGAGTAGTGTTAAACAAATTCTTCCCTACTTAGCACCTGATGGTAAAGTTCAAGTCGGAGTTGAATACCGCGATCGCAAACCCAATCGCATTCACAGCATCACCATTGTTGCGAGTCAAAACGATACCAAACCGGATTTAGCACAATTACAAGATGACATTCGCCAAACCGTCATTGACAGGGTATTTGCTGATGAAGATATTCGCCCTGATCCTGCGACGCGAATTTTTATCAATCCTGAAGGTTTATTTATCACAGGTGGTCCTTACGTTCACGCTGGATTAACAGGGAGAAAGAATGCTATTGATACGTATGGCGAATACTCAAAGCATAGCGGTGCAGCGTTGAGTGGTAAAGACCCCATCCGCATTGACCGAGTTGGGGCATATATGGCACGGTATGCTGCAAAAAATATCGTAGCAGCAAATTTAGCAGATGAGTGTGAAGTTCAGCTAAGTTATTCTATCGGACTTGCTCGCCCAGTCAGTATTCAAGTCGAAACGTTTGGCACAGGTAAAATCTCTGATTCTGAATTGACAACACTTTTAGCAAAGCATTTTGATTTTCGCTTAGCGGCGATCGTGCGTAACTTCAAATTACGCTTTCTCCCTGCACTTACCCCTGGTGGATTTTATACAAAACTTGCTGCTTATGGTCATGTTGGCAGAATGGACTTGCATTTACCGTGGGAAGCAACGGATAAAGTGACTGTATTAGCACTATAA
- a CDS encoding HAD-IC family P-type ATPase, with the protein MVIQALHTAVPGRARYRVEKLYRCAELKQHLEFHLSQRSGIVSANANVLTGNILVRFELALSTDEVEKFITEIVQTYNPHAVTLQELSSNSQKIFDWYALDIDAVLAELQTSDTGLTQVVANQNLQKYGANTLPKTATRSEWSILLEQFQSLPVGLLCIAAGLSVATGGVADALVIMGVVGINAAIGYVTESQSEKIIHSLKSRDRPLTFVLRDRQIVEISTAEVVPGDILVLKAGNYVAADARLIVTENLTIDESALTGESLPVSKSTASLIAADISLGDRINMAYKGTLVLGGQGLGVVVATGKFTEIGKIQAMIGETSIQTTPLARQLDEVGSQLVMLAGGVCALVFAAGWLRGYGLLQMLKTSISLAVAAVPEGLPTIATTILALGIQEMRKHKVLVRSLNAVEALGAVQKICLDKTGTITKNQMSVVEIHTDTKLISLVDGYFDVADAGTLKLIQIAVLCNESAVTRDDNGEYVVTGSATENALVYMAIAAGVDVLALREQYPLIETQPRAENRNYMMTQHQHHQQPLLAVKGSPVEVLDLCRWRLNDGERVPLTDAQRLAIALENDRMAGKALRVLGVAYGYDSTELTWLGLIGMADPVRHGVKELIAQFHQAGIDTVMITGDQSPTAYAIGKELQLTRNDQIQILDAQDLVNINREALQALCDKVDIFARISPANKLQIVQALQAVGKVVAMTGDGINDAPALKAANVGIAMGKAGTDAAREVADIILEDNNLETMIVAVSQGRTIYNNIRKAVHFLLATNLSEIIVMAIATAGGFGQPLNALQLLWLNLVTDIFPALALALEPAEPDILQKPPRSPDEPIVKASDFQRILFESTTLSGSTLAAYAYGIARYGIGTQASTIAFMSLTLGQLLHSLSCRTERSIFDDIPPNHYLNLALGGSLALQFLVLAPGLRNLLKLTPLDGWDLLVITSSAVFPLVVNESTKNQGTQQ; encoded by the coding sequence ATGGTGATTCAAGCACTACACACCGCAGTTCCAGGCAGAGCAAGATATCGTGTTGAAAAGCTTTATCGCTGTGCAGAACTCAAACAGCATCTAGAATTTCATTTATCTCAGCGATCGGGCATCGTTAGTGCTAATGCAAACGTTTTAACCGGTAACATTTTAGTTCGGTTTGAATTAGCTCTCAGCACTGATGAAGTAGAAAAGTTCATTACAGAAATTGTCCAAACTTACAACCCACACGCCGTAACTCTTCAAGAATTAAGTAGCAATTCACAGAAAATTTTCGATTGGTATGCACTCGACATTGATGCTGTTTTAGCAGAGTTGCAAACATCAGACACTGGATTAACTCAGGTAGTTGCAAACCAAAATTTACAAAAATACGGCGCAAACACGTTACCAAAAACCGCAACCCGCTCAGAATGGAGTATTCTGCTTGAGCAGTTTCAATCGTTACCCGTGGGTTTACTGTGTATTGCAGCAGGGTTATCAGTTGCGACGGGAGGCGTTGCAGATGCGCTGGTAATTATGGGTGTTGTTGGGATTAACGCCGCAATTGGTTATGTTACCGAAAGCCAGTCGGAAAAAATTATTCATTCGCTCAAAAGCCGCGATCGCCCGTTAACTTTTGTCTTACGCGATCGCCAAATCGTCGAAATTAGCACGGCAGAAGTTGTTCCAGGAGACATTTTAGTTCTCAAAGCGGGAAATTATGTTGCGGCTGACGCGCGACTGATTGTAACAGAAAACCTGACTATTGATGAATCTGCACTCACCGGCGAAAGCTTACCCGTGAGCAAAAGTACCGCATCACTCATTGCTGCTGATATTTCCTTGGGCGATCGCATCAACATGGCTTACAAAGGAACGTTAGTGCTTGGGGGACAAGGTTTAGGAGTCGTTGTGGCGACAGGTAAGTTTACCGAAATCGGTAAAATTCAGGCGATGATCGGTGAAACTTCCATTCAAACAACGCCCTTAGCGCGACAACTTGATGAAGTTGGTTCGCAACTTGTCATGCTTGCGGGTGGAGTTTGCGCCCTCGTCTTTGCTGCGGGATGGCTGCGCGGCTACGGTTTGCTACAAATGCTCAAAACGTCAATATCACTCGCTGTCGCGGCTGTTCCTGAAGGTTTACCGACGATCGCAACGACAATTTTGGCGCTAGGTATTCAAGAGATGCGCAAGCATAAAGTTCTTGTGCGCAGTTTGAACGCTGTTGAAGCTTTGGGGGCAGTGCAAAAAATCTGCCTTGATAAAACAGGGACAATTACGAAAAACCAAATGTCCGTTGTCGAAATTCACACCGACACAAAATTAATTTCTTTGGTAGATGGATATTTTGATGTAGCAGATGCTGGCACGCTTAAACTGATTCAGATCGCAGTTTTATGTAATGAAAGCGCCGTCACGCGCGATGACAATGGCGAATATGTCGTCACCGGTTCAGCAACTGAGAATGCTTTAGTTTATATGGCGATCGCCGCTGGTGTTGATGTTTTAGCACTCCGCGAACAGTATCCCTTAATTGAAACTCAGCCGCGTGCAGAAAATCGCAATTATATGATGACGCAACATCAGCATCATCAACAGCCCCTACTTGCGGTTAAAGGTAGCCCTGTAGAAGTTCTTGATTTGTGTCGTTGGCGGCTAAATGATGGCGAACGAGTGCCACTTACTGATGCACAACGACTGGCGATCGCGCTAGAAAACGATCGCATGGCGGGTAAAGCTTTACGCGTGCTAGGAGTCGCTTACGGGTACGACAGTACCGAGTTAACCTGGTTAGGGTTAATCGGTATGGCAGATCCGGTACGTCATGGTGTTAAAGAATTAATTGCGCAATTCCATCAAGCAGGGATTGATACAGTCATGATTACTGGCGATCAAAGTCCCACAGCTTACGCCATTGGTAAAGAATTACAATTAACTCGCAACGACCAAATCCAAATTTTAGACGCCCAAGATCTAGTTAATATTAACCGCGAGGCGCTGCAAGCTTTGTGCGATAAAGTCGATATCTTTGCGCGAATTAGCCCCGCCAATAAACTGCAAATCGTTCAAGCGCTACAAGCTGTAGGCAAAGTTGTCGCCATGACAGGTGATGGAATTAACGACGCACCTGCTTTAAAAGCTGCGAATGTCGGCATTGCGATGGGAAAAGCCGGAACCGATGCGGCGCGAGAAGTTGCAGATATTATCTTAGAAGACAACAATCTCGAAACAATGATTGTTGCGGTGAGCCAAGGGCGGACAATCTACAACAATATCCGCAAAGCTGTGCATTTTTTGCTCGCGACAAACCTCAGCGAAATTATCGTTATGGCGATCGCAACAGCCGGAGGTTTTGGACAACCTTTAAATGCACTGCAACTTTTATGGCTCAATTTAGTCACAGATATCTTTCCCGCGCTTGCTTTGGCGCTAGAACCTGCGGAACCTGATATTTTACAAAAACCGCCACGTAGCCCTGATGAGCCAATTGTTAAAGCTTCCGATTTTCAAAGAATTCTGTTTGAATCGACAACATTATCTGGTAGTACTCTAGCCGCGTATGCCTACGGAATTGCTCGTTATGGTATCGGAACGCAGGCAAGTACGATCGCTTTTATGAGCTTAACGCTAGGACAACTTTTGCACTCGCTCAGTTGCCGTACTGAACGTAGCATCTTTGATGACATCCCACCGAATCATTATCTTAATCTAGCGTTAGGCGGCTCGCTGGCTTTACAGTTCCTTGTCTTAGCCCCTGGATTGCGCAATTTGTTAAAACTTACACCGTTGGATGGCTGGGATTTACTCGTTATCACCAGTAGTGCGGTGTTTCCTTTAGTTGTTAATGAAAGTACAAAGAATCAGGGTACACAGCAATGA
- a CDS encoding DUF5132 domain-containing protein, whose amino-acid sequence MSSQDLEIEATEVIKGLTAVVLAPIIFPAATILSHPLTQSVLRESIILAEKVQEKTAQIEEILADLVAEARTELVTRREAGTSSENSVFRQNNSGASEYIIDVFTEFNAQVKEMTNGVADLRLLLPLGLSAIALRQLLTKGLQIEEIPWYVLAWYAFDSFTKLNETPTPRSLE is encoded by the coding sequence ATGTCATCACAAGACTTAGAAATTGAAGCAACGGAAGTTATTAAAGGTTTAACCGCAGTTGTTCTCGCGCCTATTATCTTTCCTGCTGCAACAATATTGAGCCATCCTTTAACTCAATCTGTTCTGAGAGAAAGCATAATTTTAGCAGAAAAAGTACAGGAAAAAACGGCACAAATAGAAGAGATATTAGCCGATTTAGTTGCGGAAGCAAGGACAGAATTAGTGACTCGACGCGAAGCTGGAACAAGTTCAGAGAATAGCGTATTTAGGCAAAATAACTCAGGGGCTAGTGAGTATATTATTGATGTCTTTACTGAGTTCAACGCGCAAGTAAAAGAAATGACAAATGGTGTCGCTGATTTACGATTATTACTACCACTAGGACTCAGCGCGATCGCCTTACGCCAACTCCTCACCAAAGGCTTACAAATTGAAGAAATTCCTTGGTACGTCTTAGCCTGGTATGCCTTTGATAGTTTCACAAAACTCAACGAAACGCCAACACCGCGATCGCTAGAATAA
- a CDS encoding MBL fold metallo-hydrolase: MSEVRELVLPTENSEAPNLDGSLLFIGTATVLLRFAGFTILTDPNFLHQGDRVHLGYGITSPRKTNPALEIEQLPPLDFVVLSHMHDDHFDSVAAAKLDKSLPIITTHHAAADLKKKGFTAPYALQTWEKLRVTKGDASVQVTATPGRHGPAILSAVLPPVMGSMLEFQSKSDVFRLYITGDTLVYDDLREIPQRYPDINLALLHLGGTKVFGILLTMDAKQGVQAIQIIAPQLSIPIHYNDYTVFKSPLEDFMHAVEDAGLSDRVRYLSHGETYNFHV; encoded by the coding sequence ATGAGTGAAGTACGAGAACTCGTTTTACCAACAGAAAATAGCGAAGCACCCAATTTAGATGGTTCACTTCTATTCATCGGGACAGCGACGGTTTTGCTACGTTTCGCTGGATTTACAATTCTCACCGATCCAAATTTTCTACATCAAGGCGATCGCGTACATTTAGGCTATGGCATAACCTCACCGCGTAAAACGAATCCAGCGCTTGAAATTGAGCAGTTACCTCCGCTCGATTTCGTCGTACTCTCGCATATGCATGACGATCATTTTGACTCAGTTGCAGCAGCAAAGCTCGATAAAAGCTTACCTATTATCACGACACATCATGCAGCAGCCGACTTAAAAAAGAAAGGATTTACAGCACCATACGCACTCCAAACCTGGGAAAAGTTGCGCGTCACAAAAGGTGATGCTAGCGTACAAGTTACCGCAACGCCAGGAAGACATGGACCAGCAATTTTATCTGCTGTATTACCGCCAGTGATGGGAAGTATGTTGGAATTTCAGTCAAAATCAGATGTCTTTCGTCTTTACATCACAGGCGATACGCTTGTTTACGATGATTTACGGGAAATTCCGCAACGCTATCCTGACATCAACTTGGCTTTACTTCACTTGGGAGGAACAAAGGTTTTTGGCATTTTGTTAACGATGGATGCTAAACAAGGAGTTCAAGCAATTCAAATTATTGCACCGCAGCTAAGTATACCAATTCATTACAACGATTACACTGTATTTAAGTCGCCGCTTGAGGATTTTATGCACGCCGTCGAAGATGCAGGATTAAGCGATCGCGTACGCTATCTCAGCCACGGCGAAACTTACAACTTTCATGTTTAA